The window TTCTCCtacaatttcaaaaatcacaaCTTCTCCACAATTTCAGGAATCTCAAAATTGCAGAGAAATGTAAAATTCTTCAACTCTCTTTCTTCTCCtaaaaaattcagaaaaattgCATAGTGTGAGGCGCAAAACTCATAACCCAAATTAAATCttgaaatcaatcaaaaatatTTGGTGCGGTTATGATAAAATCCACATGGATGAAGTTTGGGGATTATTTGGAGACGAATCAAAAGAGATTTGTGGAGAATTGCATGCCAACAAGGAAGAAATTTGGCAAGGAAGAATGAAAGATTGAGGCgaggagagaaaaaatggtttaCGGTGAATATTGGACAATAATTCTGGCAAGATAAACTTAGTGATGCAGTGAACTGACAACATCTGCTGTTCGGATTTCAGAATATTGGGGATGGTTTGTTACCTGCGTGGTTACTTGGTAGGGATGAAGttacatataataaattaaaaaataataagaagatTTATTATTCCATTGCCACGTAATTTGTCGCCTCTATATCGCTCACTTAATGGCGCTCAGGAGAACAGATCTCCTATAAACTATATGCCCAATGAACTCATGTCCCTAAATGGAGTCCattttggtcaaaattaattaataactaagAATATACTTCTGTAAACTAACTGTTAAACAATTActataatatatttgaatttggaaCTAGTACAACATAGTTTACGTTATACAGTATTTGTCTATTTGACTAATAGTTTTgctacaatatatttttatcattatttactttatatatACAGTAGTAATATAATTTCGGGTacattaaatcaaaattatgctATCCAACCGCACCAAACACGGCCTTGTGTACTTTTACTTCTaaatttatgttgtttaattataaaataaaaataaaaataaagcacataattaaatgtttgaaaaattgtactccataGAAACAAACCACGAAGTTATGTCAAATTTTGATCGATCTCAcaattttcaatatcaatGGGAATATTCATGGAGTTTAGTTTTAATCACAATTATTCTACAATAGGTTTTCGgtaaaattgaatcaaatataaaagCCGGAAAATTATACGTGGCCAACACATCTGATGAACTAATCGATATCGTctattaattaagaaaataatgtcGTTTGgttaaaaacatcaacaatatTAATGACAGGTCTTTTTTTTCCATAGAGGATCCAAACTTTTTTTGgcagatttttaaaattgccGGATGAACCAAAACTTCACAAATTCGACAATTTGCCATTAAATGTTGGGTCAATTGTCGggaaaaacatgaaatttgtCTAAATTTTGACATGTACCACAACTTTTAAATCAGCCAAAAAAACCATGAAGTTCTAATATACTCgtatttctcaattatctcatgttgatttttattgaaatagtATGTGAATGGCAGCCAAAAATCGCTAGCGGATGTTGAATTAAACAATATTGTCTATGCATAAAGAAAATCATAACCTTTGGtttgaaaatatgaatatagtTTATGCAACTATAATTTGTcaataattgagaaaaaaatctaaaatcaatcatttttttcgaaaattttttaacttcataattttttcatacaacATTCCCttaaatgtttatatatgtagaaataatttttttccccttaaAATTAGtccaaataaatagaaatggatAGCGTTACTAGCCGTTGGAACACCAATATATAACAGTCACCAGCTCCACATTCCCCTTTTTCAAAATTCCGACCGTTAAACGAAATCCAAAACGTTAATATCCTTCCCTCTCTCCAAATCCACACACTCTCATCAGTTACACTGCGAATCACCGCAAAATCGTCGGTTGTTTGATCGATTGAATGGCCGCGGCGGAGGAGTCGAGTGATCTATCGATGATCGACGAGGCGTACGAGTTCTCGGCGCCGCGATTTCACGATTTCCTGGCGGAGGAGACTCCCGAGGAAGTTCGTAGGGCGGAGCTCTGGTTCGAGAGCGCCCTCGCGCACGCCCCTTCTCGTGCGTCCGCTTCCCCTCTTTGCTTGATTTGGATGTTAATTGCTTTTCCCCCTAATTGAATTTTGAGAGTGGTGAATTTAGGGATTTTGGATTGTTTCCCCCTATTGAATTTTGAGAGTGGTGAATTTTAGTGACTTGGTAATCAGCATTTTCTGGAAAATCTGGTGGAAATTACAATATGTATACCTAATGTTTCATCATTTGGTACATTATTGACTTGGTAATTGGCATTTTCTGGAAAATTTGGTGGAAATTACAGTAtgtatacaaaatgtttcatcgtcgttttatgaaatgtgttgaaataaaatgcgaatgaaacgttttttagtagtattatttatgcaaatttCACACTTTTGTATGATCATTAAGTAATGGcgaaacattttgtatgaattGTGGGAAAAGTTAAAAGTTGGAAACTAATTGATCATGAAGAGTTTTTGCTTGAAGATAATTGTCTATGGTTAGTTAGCCTATGTGAGAGTATTCATGTTTAGTATATTTCATGGTTTTGCAGCATTTATGCCTAGAATCAGAGCTACAAGAACAGTTCAACAGATTCTTTGCAATTTCAATGAAGAACAGCAAATGCAGAAGgtggaattttatttaatgtttgtGACTTATTTATCATATGAGTGTTGTGtggatatatttatatgtgacaaatgtaatttatttaatgtttgtGACTTATTTATCATATGAGTGTTGTGtggatatatttatatgtgacAAATGTAATTTGTTTCTACTTGTATCAGGCGCCAAAATCATCTGAGAGTGCATCAAATTCTGCTCAAGAATCAGCTCCTACATTGTTAGTACACATAATTACTTTGTGTTGTTGCTGTTATATTTCTTCAGAGGAAGCGTCTCATTGTTTTCCTACATTACAGACATAAAGCAAATGCAATTGCAACAGAAGCAACGCAGGAAGTTCGAACTTGTAAGGAAATTGAGAAGACAACAACACCTAATGCAGAAAGCTCATGCACTCTGCAAAAACAAAAGTAGCTTTTTTTTCTTGCACAGCTTGTTCTTCTGTTTTTGGTAGTCGGATACATAGTCTAACGAGCAATGGTGTTTTCTGTTTCTGATTGATCAGTATTGCACAAGGCTCTGTCCCCAAGGAAGCTGCTGTCCAAGGTCAGTCAGTCACCCTCTTTTACTTCATGAGTTTGTGTAGAATGCATCTGTTTCTTCTTGAATCGTGTCTGAATTGAGTCGTTTGTGCTGTTAGGTCCGGAGATTTGCTGCACTCCAGCCCCACAAAAGCCGAGGGATGATATTAAGCTTCAGACAGCGAAAAAGATTGCTAGTATGCTGAAAAATCCTTCAGCCATTAGTTCAAAGAAACAGCTACCGAAATCACAAGCAAAGAGTGCTAAACCTTCTAGTGTTAGAAGGTGTGGATATGTTtgtagtatgttttttttttttgtttagttaaTCATATATCATCATGTGACATCGCCGGAACTCAACTGGTATTTCTCAGGGACACAAATGGTAATAAGAACATCGCCGGAACTCTCAACTTTGCCCATGAAAACCGTGCCATAAAGAGGCAAAAACTTGATGGAGGAAAGTCTAGACAGGTGGATAGATGCGACACTGCAACTTCATGGTTTtcgaattttcgaatttttaatGTGTGGTTTTGATGATGTTCTTTTCAGATTCTCACAGTCAACAAACCTTTGAATCTGCCTCACAAAACAAGAACTGGAGTGGTCAGCAGCAGCTCCAGCTTCGGCCTTGCAACTGCTAAAACTTGTAAAGAAGATAGAAAGGTAAACGGCGTTCTAAATTAGTTCAAGTTCTGTATTGTTCTCTTTAGCCACAAATTGCTGATTTATCAGTTCATCATGTAGATGTACGTTCGTGAACCAGCAGCGCCATTTGTTTCCACGGCAGAAATGATGAAGAAATTCCAATCAGGGACAAGAGAGGTGTCTTGTTCTCTTTCTCAGAAGCCTAAGCTTACACTGACAAGGCCTAAAACACCTGAATTCGAAACGTCTCAGCGCTTGCGTTCTGTTAAAATCAAAAGCTCAGCAGAGATTGAGGAAGAGATGATGGCTAAGCTTCCTAAGTTCAAGGCTCGGCCACTAAACAAAAAGGTAGAAAATTAATagatttcaaagaaaaaaaaatgtaagacATGTATGTTCATCCTTACCAATCTGGTTTTGTCTTGCCAGCAGATCTTTGAGGCCCCATCTTTACCACCATTGCCAAGAAGCACGCCCCAGCTTCCAGAGTTTAAGGTATACGAGCGTCTTTTCTCAGTGCAACTTTGAAAAAAACGAAATATTATTCAAACAGATAATATGAGACAATGTCTTCATTTGGACAGGAATTCCGTCTAGAAACAATGTCACGAGCTACTCAGAATGCAGAAACATCTACTGTGGCCTCAGTTGAATCCACAGAGGTAAAGCCTACTGTTGAGTAATCGTCAGTTCATATCGACTTGGTTTTACGCAAGGCATAACATTCATTATAACACACCCTTGTTTTTTGCAGAGCCATCAATGGAAACCAAGTCATCTTACTATTCCGAAACCACCTGTTCTTCAAACATCTCTACGAGCTCGCCCTCCCAGGATCAAAAGTTCTGAGGAGTTGGAGAAAGAGGAGCTTGAAAATATTCCACACTTCAAGGCAAGACCATTGAATAGAAAGGTAGATTCATTACCACATCACCTTCtgttaaattattgattttttgcTCAAACACCGTTGTTTGATACTAATATTCAATTGTTCAGATATTTGAGAGTAAAGGGGACATGGGAATCTTTTGTAACATGAAGAAGCAAGTTACAATTCCACAGGAATTTAATTTTGCCATAGATAAAAGAATCCCTCCTCCACCAACTGCTGTTGTAGACCTCTTCGATAAGGTAGCAGAACCGTGTTTTCCTAAGTCCTTTTTTTGTGTTCGACatagttagttagttatttagctaaatattGCTTCCTTTTCTACTCAATTCAGCTTTCATTATGTTCGGAACCTCAACGTGAGAAAATGCTCCCAAGAAATACTACACCAAGTCCATTCCATCTCCACACAGAGGTATGAAACGAACACCACCTCATGAATAAAAATCATTGGTGTTTTTATTCTACTTTGTACAAagatttatgttttttgtctACTTCGTCCGATCAGGAAAGAGGGGCGGAGAAAGAGCGAAGGATAGCTGAAGAACTCTTGCAGAAACAGTTAGAAGAGGAGAGGGCTAGGATACCAAGAGCTCATCCATATCCATACACAACTGATTATCCTGTGGTATGCATATATGATTCACATCTTGGTTCTTTCCTTCATTGATGTGATGAAAGATAGCTGTAACATGTAATTTTCTCTCCACTGCAGATTCCGCCAAAGCCAGAGGTGAAGCCATGCACGAAACCAGTGCCGTTCGAACTGGAAAGTTTGGCAAGGCATGAACAGGAGATGCAGAGAGAAATGGAGGAAAGGATGAGGATGGAAATGGAAGAAGCTGAGATGAGAAGATTCAAAGCCCAGCCTATCTTGAAAGAGTATGAACTGAACTCAACATAATGTCCGGCTCTCCTGTTTTCATGCTCTCACTGATTATCTCGAACTTGTTTAACCTATCAACATCAGGGACCCGATTCCACTCCCGGAGAAAGAGCGAAAGCCCCTCACAGAGGTTCAAGAGTTCAATCTACATGTCGAAAACAGGGCTGTCGATCGAGCAGAATTCGATAAAAAGGTTACCCTCTTTTTCGATAAGATACAAACTCTCTTGCCCCAAAAGTTGTGTTTTTTTACCattcttattatatttataaccaGATTAAGGAGAAAGAAATGGTCTACAAGAGATACAGAGAGGAGACAGAAGCTGCAAAGATGGTGAGCACTCTGTCACTTAATATTAATGAAATCAAGATTTTGACAATCTAATTCATTGTAAAAACATTACAgatggaggaggagaaggcCTTGAAACAGTTGAGGAGGACTTTGGTTCCTCATGCTAGACCAGTACCTAATTTCGCGAACCCTTTCTTACCACAGAAGTATGCATCTAATGCCAATTCTTGTTCCAACGTTGTTTCATGCAAGTGCCACATTTTCTGATGTCTCTTCTCCAAATGAACAGGTCTGCTAAAGAGACTACGAAAGCCAAGTCCCCAAAGCTGCGCGTGAATTATAGGAAGGAGAAACGAAGGATGGTCCCTGGTAAAGCTTCGGGTGCAGCAGCGTGCCATATGAGGTGACCGTGACCCGACCCCAATGATCGGTGTAGGGTGTTGTGTATCGTTCAAGTCCCCTTGAACTACTCCATGTGAATcatgtatttgtttattattttgtacaaGAGTATGATGTTATTGTAATGCAAATATGTTCAAATGGTTGAAGatatatatgataaataatctCATCTTTCACGATGAAGTTTTATATAAGAAATTGCACAAAATACAGCCAACATAGAAATCCAAATAATGTATTCTGCTTAACAGGAAAGAATCCATTTGTTATAACAACTCTCCTTTTTTTCTACTATCTTCATTATCATCATCCCCATACACGATCGAAAAATAGTGCTTCAGCTCTCCGGAGTTGAGACCTGGGAACCTGTGGAGACCATTTGGCTTTGGATCGATCTGGACAAATGGCCATTTCATAGATTCAGCAGCTTCGCATTCTTCCCAGCCATCCCCGATAGCACAGAATTGGACATTCGGCCCTCCAAAGCGCTCTTTGATCCATGCGAAACACTGGGGCTTCCCCACATCCAGCGAGCTATAGACTGGAAAGCAAGAATGGATTAGCAAAGGCCAGAATCAGCGTTCTTGAAGTAATGATGGGAGAGTTAACAAACCATTGTTGCAAGTAATCATATTATCGAGCCGATAGAATAGGCATTTGGCCAAGCTGGGTATGAGAGGTCCCGAGGTAACTAAGACATTGATGTGCTCAAATGCAGCATCACTAGCACTATCTGAGTTTGCAGAGGGTGTCGATTCTCTTCTCCGGCCTGCACACTGCTCCAAGCAGGCCCTAGCTGTATCGAGTATAAACAACAATTAGGAAGTAGTATGtcaatatgataaaaaaatgattcagaAGCTTTCTATAACAAAAGCATACAACAATTTGTTCTTCTCTTAGAAGGAAAGGTCATatccaaaatgaaatacaataaagttagtgaaattcaaattaatcatatttggCTTCATTAAGAAAGCCAAAACTAGCCTAAAAGAAATGCAGTGAATCAAATGAAACTCACTTTTGCCAAATCAAGTTCACACAGTTCTAGTCTCATGCAATACTCTCGATTAAATAAGTAACCTTCGAAAAAAGCAGCCTTTTAGCTCATTAATGTAAGTAGAAAAACAAAGACCACCAAGGAACTTTGAGGCAGGTAGCTCGTTAACACTAATACACTATCCAGGTAAGTGATTGACAAGTTTGTATCTTCTAGCAGATTATGTTACCAGCAGCAAATTATTAGCTCTAGTAGTTCAAGAAATTCAGGCAAATCATCTCGTAGACACAGACAGAACACTTTTACCTGAAGAAAGCCACCTCTCTGTGTAAGTGTCAGTCAAGTCATACAAACTTTCCCACAATTTTATGAGATCTTGATTAAGAATATTATGCAATCCCTGCACAAACATAATGTTGATCAGCATATCACGACTTCGTCCTATGTCTATGTGAAAATATTATGTTCATAACTCctttttgaatttgtaaatAAACTCATGATAAATAGTCTGAGCAGAGAGGACTTGGGAATATTTATAACAAAAGATGCTTAGATGATTTATACTCGTTAATGTTCTTGAactaaaagagaaatgaaaagcCCCTAATCTAAAATGTACCTTTCTATACTTCTCAGCTACAAAGCGGTGACGGTAAGCCAATTTACGTTTGTTAAGGTCATCAAGTAGTGGGCCGAAACTATCCTGACTAAAGTTGTAACCAGAGAGGTCTGCGCCGTCATCATATTGGTTCAAGAAATCAAGATACGGTTGATTAAAGCTCTCAATCTAAATAATCATCTCATATGTCAGCTAAAAGTTGCAAATACATCAATGTGGAAATATGaataaagcaaaaaataaaacattaactTACTTGGTCATAAAAGAAATGTGTGTCACATAGTTTAAGAATATGGTTCTCCC is drawn from Salvia hispanica cultivar TCC Black 2014 chromosome 6, UniMelb_Shisp_WGS_1.0, whole genome shotgun sequence and contains these coding sequences:
- the LOC125197378 gene encoding protein TPX2-like isoform X2, with product MAAAEESSDLSMIDEAYEFSAPRFHDFLAEETPEEVRRAELWFESALAHAPSPFMPRIRATRTVQQILCNFNEEQQMQKAPKSSESASNSAQESAPTLHKANAIATEATQEVRTCKEIEKTTTPNAESSCTLQKQNIAQGSVPKEAAVQGPEICCTPAPQKPRDDIKLQTAKKIASMLKNPSAISSKKQLPKSQAKSAKPSSVRRDTNGNKNIAGTLNFAHENRAIKRQKLDGGKSRQILTVNKPLNLPHKTRTGVVSSSSSFGLATAKTCKEDRKMYVREPAAPFVSTAEMMKKFQSGTREVSCSLSQKPKLTLTRPKTPEFETSQRLRSVKIKSSAEIEEEMMAKLPKFKARPLNKKIFEAPSLPPLPRSTPQLPEFKEFRLETMSRATQNAETSTVASVESTESHQWKPSHLTIPKPPVLQTSLRARPPRIKSSEELEKEELENIPHFKARPLNRKIFESKGDMGIFCNMKKQVTIPQEFNFAIDKRIPPPPTAVVDLFDKLSLCSEPQREKMLPRNTTPSPFHLHTEERGAEKERRIAEELLQKQLEEERARIPRAHPYPYTTDYPVIPPKPEVKPCTKPVPFELESLARHEQEMQREMEERMRMEMEEAEMRRFKAQPILKEDPIPLPEKERKPLTEVQEFNLHVENRAVDRAEFDKKIKEKEMVYKRYREETEAAKMMEEEKALKQLRRTLVPHARPVPNFANPFLPQKSAKETTKAKSPKLRVNYRKEKRRMVPGKASGAAACHMR
- the LOC125197378 gene encoding protein TPX2-like isoform X1, with the translated sequence MAAAEESSDLSMIDEAYEFSAPRFHDFLAEETPEEVRRAELWFESALAHAPSPFMPRIRATRTVQQILCNFNEEQQMQKAPKSSESASNSAQESAPTLHKANAIATEATQEVRTCKEIEKTTTPNAESSCTLQKQNIAQGSVPKEAAVQGPEICCTPAPQKPRDDIKLQTAKKIASMLKNPSAISSKKQLPKSQAKSAKPSSVRRDTNGNKNIAGTLNFAHENRAIKRQKLDGGKSRQILTVNKPLNLPHKTRTGVVSSSSSFGLATAKTCKEDRKMYVREPAAPFVSTAEMMKKFQSGTREVSCSLSQKPKLTLTRPKTPEFETSQRLRSVKIKSSAEIEEEMMAKLPKFKARPLNKKQIFEAPSLPPLPRSTPQLPEFKEFRLETMSRATQNAETSTVASVESTESHQWKPSHLTIPKPPVLQTSLRARPPRIKSSEELEKEELENIPHFKARPLNRKIFESKGDMGIFCNMKKQVTIPQEFNFAIDKRIPPPPTAVVDLFDKLSLCSEPQREKMLPRNTTPSPFHLHTEERGAEKERRIAEELLQKQLEEERARIPRAHPYPYTTDYPVIPPKPEVKPCTKPVPFELESLARHEQEMQREMEERMRMEMEEAEMRRFKAQPILKEDPIPLPEKERKPLTEVQEFNLHVENRAVDRAEFDKKIKEKEMVYKRYREETEAAKMMEEEKALKQLRRTLVPHARPVPNFANPFLPQKSAKETTKAKSPKLRVNYRKEKRRMVPGKASGAAACHMR
- the LOC125197379 gene encoding eyes absent homolog: MDKKLKVYIWDMDETLILLKSLLTGTYAEAFNGLKDVKNGVNLGKLWENHILKLCDTHFFYDQIESFNQPYLDFLNQYDDGADLSGYNFSQDSFGPLLDDLNKRKLAYRHRFVAEKYRKGLHNILNQDLIKLWESLYDLTDTYTERWLSSARACLEQCAGRRRESTPSANSDSASDAAFEHINVLVTSGPLIPSLAKCLFYRLDNMITCNNVYSSLDVGKPQCFAWIKERFGGPNVQFCAIGDGWEECEAAESMKWPFVQIDPKPNGLHRFPGLNSGELKHYFSIVYGDDDNEDSRKKGELL